The proteins below are encoded in one region of Drosophila virilis strain 15010-1051.87 chromosome 6, Dvir_AGI_RSII-ME, whole genome shotgun sequence:
- the LOC6636214 gene encoding putative dual specificity tyrosine-phosphorylation-regulated kinase 3 homolog: protein MWKQSECPNKLNATKRSKSLEKCTFESKEQNSIKNVLSFNILSGLCGRQVNRKTDKGYLEVPGTRHKRDFDDVASIDPNHTQLGASGQLKYVPKGQQGTLLLDGPFGRRPNIASNYYPLVHQHNPESEFATVRRGTPTLTEFVVDHDYRNLSIYLGNVKAGQNTELGHLQNARYQKLSKRHQSDDREFTFSQRAPVKRGAISLDNQIRAGCIKQCIWGAESRKNCAPPSANNLFSLIDDVARHKSLEIGADKLPGNGSSNRSLFSTKATNLINIADDEKSASADHESGESCVDLDINNSCIRSEFIPKKDRNQLKRQAEIQSRQSSHDSNSDRYGTALEDLAASTSSIASESEKVQEENLTQSITSLNSLPASAVRLVMSLSYRSRPLNNFTKSQKNPGLQSTTVPRETPQENQTGQYVRNDEIGSARTKEQVTFTGAILEPGNNNHSLSSYNNNTNNRTFNHLDNNNSQLNTYIFNEMVGTQNTNNVQLSTANAILDASTFTGDMLPSASIEMKLGKTTTSPAMLTLTMPQNPSGSANQMNPNSLSSHRSCTEVPFYSSSYGSTAIFQDRKLPSDHPRVHVSAIHGCGVSTSIQASSLPNVTIVTPKSEASPTSPKKDLSLNAAAVDSLALVSQNQKSVIAVGEHFSFHEQIIMSGQQKSALQDKPKALVVSPQQVMILYMHKLTPYERTEILAYPQIYFIGANAKKRPGIYGPNNSDYDNEQGAYIHIPHDHVAYRYEMLKIIGKGSFGQVIKAYDHKTHEHVALKIVRNEKRFHRQAQEEIRILHHLRRHDKYNTMNIIHMYDYFAFRNHTCITFELLSINLYELIKKNGFKGFSLQLVRKFAHSLLQCLDALYKNEIIHCDMKPENVLLKQQGRSGIKVIDFGSSCFESQRVYTYIQSRFYRAPEVILGAKYGRAIDMWSLGCILAELLSGHALFPGENESDQLACIIEVLGMPSKTLLASSKRAKTFFSPKGYPRYCTVRTMPDGMVVLIGGQSRRGKPRGPPCSKSLSKALDGCKDPLFLNFIRGCLEWDTEKRLTPSEALKHPWLRRRLPRPPSSTSGGDGSSGAGGGSIGGGGSISGDQSPVTGMKPSCGNEAATGSAASERDNSHCSGRVNYVGFGGADYKHGANLSGATASPASNSALPVDLLADIISKTSVKCSTLESVPTAALESRAPAGVNSNTLGLSRYPSALSNLPHTTVSGSECLPAMSTINSLKGLQATKSQTHLSESIITSNSADSGLTTIHLGGSQALLEMDCYKAYSVDRPINRASNTNLLPHAQKIKAPSKDI, encoded by the exons ATGTGGAAGCAAAGTGAGtgcccaaataaattaaatgctacAAAGCGAAGTAAAAGTCTAGAAAAGTGCACATTTGAAAGCAAAGAGcagaattcaataaaaaatgtgCTAAGTTTTAACATTCTGAGCGGTCTTTGCGGGCGGCAAGTCAACAGGAAAACGGACAAGGGTTATCTGGAAGTCCCTGGAACGAGACATAAACGGGACTTCGATGACGTTGCCAGCATAGACCCAAACCATACGCAACTGGGCGCCAGTGGACAATTAAAATACGTGCCAAAAGGGCAACAGGGCACGCTTCTATTGGACGGGCCATTTGGCAGACGGCCGAATATAGCATCCAACTATTATCCACTAGTCCACCAGCACAATCCAGAATCCGAATTTGCCACAGTTCGGCGAGGCACACCAACACTTACCGAATTTGTTGTCGATCACGATTATAGAAATTTAAGCATATACCTTGGCAACGTGAAGGCCGGGCAAAACACTGAATTGGGGCATTTGCAAAATGCCAGATACCAAAAATTGAGCAAGCGGCACCAAAGCGATGATCGAGAATTTACTTTCAGCCAGCGTGCACCTGTGAAGAGAGGCGCGATATCGCTAGACAATCAAATTCGAGCAGGTTGCATAAAGCAGTGCATTTGGGGGGCAGAGTCCCGAAAAAACTGTGCTCCGCCGTcggcaaataatttattttctctAATCGATGATGTGGCCAGGCATAAGTCTTTAGAAATCGGTGCCGACAAGCTGCCAGGCAATGGAAGTTCGAATCGTAGCCTATTTTCGACTAAAGCAAccaatttaataaacattgcGGATGATGAGAAGAGTGCATCAGCAGATCATGAATCTGGCGAATCCTGTGTAGATCTAGATATAAACAACAGCTGCATTCGTTCAGAGTTCATACCGAAAAAAGATCGTAACCAGCTAAAGCGTCAAGCCGAGATTCAGAGTAGACAATCATCCCATGATTCGAATAGCGACCGATATGGCACTGCATTAGAGGATCTAGCTGCCAGCACCTCCAGCATAGCCAGCGAGTCGGAGAAAGTCCAAGAAGAAAATCTCACGCAAAGCATAACTAGTTTAAATTCGTTGCCGGCGAGCGCAGTTCGATTAGTAATGTCATTATCATATCGATCACGACCGTTGAACAATTTTACCAAATCGCAAAAGAACCCCGGCCTGCAATCAACTACAGTTCCACGAGAAACCCCTCAAGAAAATCAAACCGGACAATATGTGCGCAATGATGAAATAGGCTCTGCCAGAACTAAAGAGCAAGTAACATTTACGGGCGCAATTTTAGAGCCCGGCAACAATAATCACAGCCTGTCCagctacaataacaacaccaacaacaggaCGTTTAACCATttggacaacaacaatagccagCTAAATACCTATATTTTCAACGAAATGGTCGGCACACAGAACACAAATAATGTTCAGTTGTCCACGGCGAACGCCATTCTAGATGCCAGCACGTTCACCGGGGATATGCTGCCGTCGGCCTCCATCGAGATGAAGTTgggcaaaacaacaacttcaCCCGCGATGCTGACTCTGACTATGCCCCAAAATCCAAGTGGTAgtgcaaatcaaatgaatcCCAATAGTTTATCATCGCATCGCTCCTGTACAGAGGTCCCATTTTATAGCAGCAGTTACGGATCGACGGCTATTTTTCAGGATCGTAAATTACCCTCAGATCATCCCAGGGTACACGTTTCAGCCATACATGGATGTGGAGTCTCAACATCAATTCAAG CAAGCTCTCTACCGAACGTTACAATTGTCACTCCAAAATCGGAAGCATCGCCAACTTCACCGAAAAAAGATTTGTCTTTAAATGCTGCGGCAGTTGACTCACTCGCTTTGGTATCTCAGAATCAGAAATCCGTAATAGCTGTTGGCGAGCATTTCTCGTTTCATGAACAAATCATTATGTCTGGCCAACAGAAGAGTGCACTGCAAGATAAGCCAAAGGCGCTTGTGGTTTCGCCGCAGCAAGTTATGATACTTTACATGCATAAATTGACGCCATACGAGCGCACAGAAATATTGGCCTATCCGCAGATTTACTTCATTGGCGCCAATGCTAAGAAACGGCCGGGAATTTATGGACCGAACAATTCCGATTACGACAATGAGCAGGGCGCTTATATCCATATACCGCATGATCACGTTGCCTACCGTTATGAAATGCTTAAAATAATCGGCAAAGGGAGCTTTGGACAGGTTATCAAGGCCTATGATCACAAGACGCACGAACATGTTGCACTGAAAATTGTGCGAAACGAGAAACGCTTCCATCGGCAGGCACAAGAGGAAATTCGTATACTGCATCACTTGCGACGCCACGACAAGTACAACACCATGAACATCATTCATATGTATGACTATTTTGCCTTTCGGAATCACACCTGCATCACTTTCGAACTCCTCAGCATCAATCTATATGAGTTGATAAAGAAAAACGGCTTCAAGGGTTTCAGCCTACAGCTGGTACGTAAATTTGCTCATTCCTTGCTCCAATGCTTGGATGCACTTTACAAGAATGAGATAATTCATTGTGATATGAAGCCGGAGAATGTGTTACTCAAACAACAAGGTCGCTCTGGTATCAAG GTCATTGACTTTGGATCGTCATGCTTTGAAAGTCAACGtgtttacacatatatacaatcAAGGTTTTACCGCGCACCCGAAGTTATTCTGGGCGCAAAATATGGAAGAGCTATTGACATGTGGTCGCTCGGATGCATTCTTGCTGAGCTGCTGTCGGGGCATGCTCTATTCCCTGGAGAAAACGAAAGCGACCAGTTAGCCTGCATTATCGAAGTTCTTGGAATGCCAAGCAAAACTTTATTGGCGAGCTCAAAGCGAGCGAAAACTTTCTTCAGTCCTAAGGGTTATCCACGCTATTGTACTGTCCGCACCATGCCTGATGGGATGGTGGTATTAATCGGTGGTCAGTCACGGCGAGGCAAGCCTCGTGGACCACCATGCTCCAAGAGCCTTTCAAAGGCATTAGATGGCTGTAAGGATCCGCTCTTTCTTAACTTTATTCGCGGATGTCTGGAATGGGATACCGAAAAACGACTAACGCCCTCGGAAGCCCTGAAGCACCCATGGCTGCGTCGTCGCCTGCCTAGACCTCCAAGCAGCACAAGCGGCGGTGATGGTTCAAGCGGCGCTGGTGGAGGCAGTATTGGAGGCGGGGGAAGCATTAGCGGTGACCAATCGCCAGTGACAG GGATGAAACCGAGTTGTGGTAATGAAGCTGCCACAGGCTCGGCAGCCTCGGAAAGAGATAACAGCCACTGCAGTGGCCGCGTTAATTATGTTGGATTTGGCGGTGCCGATTACAAGCATGGCGCTAATCTATCTGGGGCAACGGCATCGCCAGCTAGCAACTCAGCGTTGCCCGTTGATCTTTTAGCGGACATCATCAGCAAAACGAGCGTTAAATGTTCAACACTAGAAAGTGTACCGACAGCGGCTTTGGAGAGCAGAGCTCCTGCTGGCGTTAATAGCAATACTCTCGGCCTTTCTAGATATCCATCGGCATTATCGAATTTGCCCCATACGACTGTCAGCGGATCTGAGT gCTTACCCGCTATGTCCACAATCAACTCCTTAAAGGGGCTACAAGCCACAAAATCGCAAACGCATCTATCCGAATCAATCATAACTAGCAACTCGGCCGACTCGGGACTTACTACAATTCATTTGGGTGGCTCGCAGGCCTTGTTGGAGATGGATTGCTATAAAGCCTATTCAGTTGACAGGCCTATCAATAGGGCTTCAAATACCAACTTACTCCCGCACGCACAAAAGATAAAAGCACCATCAAAGGATATTTAG
- the PIP4K gene encoding phosphatidylinositol 5-phosphate 4-kinase type-2 beta, translated as MDKKISSTSQPRILKKKHFRVKHQKVKLFRANEPILSVFMWGINHTINELSHVNIPVMLLPDDFRAYSKIKVDNHLFNKENMPSHFKVKEYCPLVFRNLRERFGVDDVDYRESLTRSQPLGIDSSGKSGAQFYQSYDKFFIIKSLTSEEIERMHAFLKHYHPYVVERHGKTLLPQYLGMYRITVESVQYYFVVMRNVFSSQLTIHKKFDLKGSTVDREASEKELEKLLPTYKDNDFIKQKVKLEIGEEPKKKLLDTLNNDVDLLTKLHIMDYSLLVGIHDCVRAEEEALQGDSAQATGRSENSESEECDSGERWTYNTPPDSPRGAQYKEVVYEVDIYAIPSIEERREIYFIAIIDVLTQYGVKKQAAKAAKTVKYGSNVDGISTCDPEQYAKRFLEFMDKAIE; from the exons ATGGACAAAAAGATCTCCTCTACATCGCAACCACGCATTTTGAAGAAGAAGCATTTTAGAGTAAAACATCAAAAAGTAAAGCTCTTCCGTGCGAATGAGCCGATTCTTAGCGTATTTATGTGGGGCATTAATCATACC ATAAACGAATTAAGTCATGTCAACATACCTGTAATGTTGCTGCCAGACGATTTTCGGGCATACTCAAAAATCAAAGTCGATAACCATTTGTTTAACAA AGAGAATATGCCGTCGCATTTTAAGGTTAAAGAATACTGTCCCTTGGTGTTTCGCAATTTACGTGAGCGATTCGGCGTCGATGATGTCGACTACCGCGAGTCCTTGACCAGGTCGCAGCCATTGGGCATCGACTCATCGGGCAAGTCGGGTGCACAATTTTATCAGAGCTACGATAAATTCTTTATAATTAAGAGTCTGACATCCGAGGAAATTGAACGCATGCATGCCTTTCTTAAGCATTATCATCCA TACGTTGTCGAGCGTCATGGAAAAACCCTGTTGCCGCAATACTTAGGCATGTACCGGATTACTGTAGAGAGCGTGCagtattattttgttgtaatGCGAAATGTTTTCAGCTCCCAGTTGACGATACATaa gaaatttgatttgaaagGCAGCACTGTGGATCGCGAAGCTTCAGAGAAAGAgcttgaaaaacttttgcccaCATACAAGGACAACGACTTTATAAAACAAAAGGTAAAATTGGAGATTGGAGAAGAACCAAAGAAAAAATTGCTGGATACTCTAAACAATGATGTTGAT CTCCTGACCAAGTTGCATATAATGGACTACTCTTTGCTGGTTGGTATACACGACTGTGTGCGGGCTGAAGAGGAGGCTCTTCAAGGAGATAGTGCCCAGGCTACAGGACGCAGCGAGAACAGTGAGAGCGAAGAATGCGATAGTGGTGAACG CTGGACGTATAACACACCACCTGATTCCCCCAGAGGTGCACAATATAAGGAAGTTGTCTATGAAGTCGACATTTATGCCATTCCAAGTATTGAAG AGAGACGAGAAATCTACTTCATAGCTATTATCGATGTTTTGACTCAATACGGGGTCAAAAAACAG GCAGCGAAAGCGGCAAAGACAGTTAAGTATGGTAGTAATGTTGATGGAATATCAACTTGTGATCCTGAACAATATGCCAAAAGATTCCTGGAATTTATGGATAAAGCTATAGAATAa
- the LOC6636215 gene encoding F-actin-monooxygenase MICAL3 isoform X2, producing the protein METKKIKTVINAEEEHLASKSIKTTRKTLKKVTKTNSKTETLVETKLEDTGSTNSIRENDKKMFDSVVGAPVEPQELSGNNPEDGGDGNGNVALKKKSKAKKPKKCEYDNQNISVKSSFNKFEALQKRNLIHNLQDEQQTHCRYCTKPVYKMEEVIVQFKTDKGIYHKSCLRCQDCAKQLKFDNYQSHEGNLYCNVHFKLLFAPKVVEQDEEPKPRKTELIIRESQPTELPPDVVRASDKPDLGLDELHQLNVRSRFELFENVEQNKLKEEQLQAQQRPVIKRSTSVLTKYRLNSAEIENNCSDSGDESGEENEDADLIRSKRSTQKERPVGLGDAMNDIKTRFEKGTMQSKEERREERKQEIQNIRSRLFMGKQAKIKEMYQQAVAESEHGITSVGKQPDIQIEGAAARSIKERFENGAIFNVKGNNVEPTDCNNHSSGLSEDADVFESAISKKSRSIFKELEANSVSNSNNQIKFQKQRPVALSKCTSQSQVCENADLDVVKCDDKPEDVKIATDELSQKFKFFETYRPKGSEKRQFRITPPREGVVKMPSPDSDSGQADDRKLNLSFDENVLQKTQTTSTMLNKFREMEQNTFKKAECYSPKPLKCFTPPPEDRRVHYDKSNSEEEGDEDEDEDEYESDDEAEIDKEILALSSSNGDEALKEAQSAARAKQLRAKFEKWQANEIKRELIDGYVDIYSQQVSDDSTIESAKTIRERFENMRNLERNSSNGPRYQVNRFV; encoded by the exons ATGGAAACTAAAAAG ATAAAGACTGTTATAAACGCCGAGGAAGAGCACTTGGCTTCTAAgtcaataaaaacaactagAAAAACTCTAAAAAAGGTAACAAAAACTAATTCCAAAACAGAGACACTTGTGGAAACCAAACTCGAGGACACCGGATCGACAAACTCAATCCGGGAGaatgataaaaaaatgtttgattCCGTCGTTGGAGCACCTGTGGAACCTCAGGAACTGTCAGGAAATAATCCAGAGGATGGTGGggatgggaatgggaatgttGCTCTTAAAAAGaagagcaaagcaaaaaagCCAAAGAAATGCGAATACGATAATCAAAACATATCTGTC AAAAGCAGTTTTAACAAGTTCGAGGCCCTTCAGAAGCGTAATTTAATTCAT AATCTGCAAGATGAGCAGCAGACCCATTGTCGATATTGCACCAAGCCGGTTTATAAAATGGAAGAGGTCATAGTTCAGTTCAAGACTGATAAAGGTATCTACCACAAATCCTGCTTGCGCTGCCAAGATTGCGCAAAACAATTGAA GTTCGACAACTACCAGAGTCACGAAGGTAATCTGTACTGCAATGTACATTTCAAGTT GCTCTTTGCGCCCAAGGTCGTGGAGCAGGACGAAGAGCCCAAGCCCCGTAAAACGGAGCTCATCATACGCGAAAGTCAGCCGACCGAGCTCCCGCCGGACGTCGTACGCG cATCTGATAAACCGGATCTGGGACTCGATGAGCTGCATCAACTGAACGTTCGCTCCAGATTTGAGCTATTCGAGAATGTGGAACAGAATAAACTTAAGGAGGAGCAATTGCAGGCTCAGCAGCGTCCCGTGATAAAGCGCAGCACTTCCGTTCTAACCAAGTATCGCCTAAATAGCGCCGAGATCGAAAATAATTGTTCCGACAGCGGCGACGAGTCTGGCGAAGAGAATGAGGACGCCGACTTGATACGTTCCAAGAGAAGCACCCAAAAGGAGCGGCCCGTGGGCCTTGGCGATGCCATGAACGACATCAAGACGAGATTTGAGAAGGGCACCATGCAGTCGAAGGAGGAACGACGCGAGGAGCGAAAACaggaaatccaaaatataCGCTCTCGCCTGTTCATGGGCAAGCAGGCGAAAATCAAGGAAATGTATCAGCAGGCTGTTGCCGAATCCGAGCACGGAATTACGTCCGTTGGCAAACAGCCGGACATCCAAATTGAAGGAGCAGCGGCTCGTTCCATTAAGGAACGATTCGAAAATGGTGCAATATTCAATGTTAAGGGCAACAATGTCGAACCAACCGATTGCAACAATCACAGCTCGGGTCTATCGGAGGATGCCGATGTATTTGAGTCTG CTATAAGTAAAAAGTCACGAAGTATCTTTAAGGAGTTGGAAGCAAACTCGGTATCAAATTCGAATAACCagataaaatttcaaaaacaaCGACCTGTTGCACTCAGCAAATGCACGAGCCAAAGTCAAGTGTGCGAG AATGCTGACCTTGATGTCGTAAAATGTGATGATAAGCCAGAGGATGTAAAAATAGCCACCGATGAGTTGAGCCAGAAGTTCAAATTCTTTGAAACCTATCGTCCAAAAGGCAGTGAGAAACGCCAGTTCCGCATAACGCCGCCTCGGGAAGGTGTTGTCAAGATGCCGTCACCCGATTCCGATTCGGGGCAAGCGGATGATCGAAAGTTGAACTTGTCGTTCGACGAAAATGTGCTGCAAAAAACGCAGACCACGTCAACGATGCTAAACAAATTTCGTGAAATGGAGCAAAACACATTCAAGAAAGCAGAATGTTACAGTCCCAAGCCACTAAAGTGTTTCACTCCTCCGCCGGAAGATAGGCGGGTGCATTATGATAAATCCAATAGTGAAGAGGAGggggacgaggacgaggacgaggacgagtACGAGAGCGATGATGAAGCTGAAATTGATAAAGAAATTTTAGCATTAAGCTCAAGCAATGGGGACGAAGCTCTCAAAGAG GCACAGAGCGCGGCCCGAGCCAAGCAATTGCGCGCCAAATTCGAAAAATGGCAGGCCAATGAAATCAAGCGGGAGCTTATTGATGGCTATGTTGATATCTATTCGCAACAAGTATCTGACGATTCAACAATAGAAAGCGCAAAGAC AATTCGCGAGCGATTTGAAAATATGCGAAACCTCGAGCGCAATTCTTCGAATGGCCCCCGTTATCAGGTTAATCGTTTTGTA TAA
- the LOC6636215 gene encoding uncharacterized protein isoform X1, protein METKKIKTVINAEEEHLASKSIKTTRKTLKKVTKTNSKTETLVETKLEDTGSTNSIRENDKKMFDSVVGAPVEPQELSGNNPEDGGDGNGNVALKKKSKAKKPKKCEYDNQNISVKSSFNKFEALQKRNLIHVRSSDSSKAQEIFSNLQDEQQTHCRYCTKPVYKMEEVIVQFKTDKGIYHKSCLRCQDCAKQLKFDNYQSHEGNLYCNVHFKLLFAPKVVEQDEEPKPRKTELIIRESQPTELPPDVVRASDKPDLGLDELHQLNVRSRFELFENVEQNKLKEEQLQAQQRPVIKRSTSVLTKYRLNSAEIENNCSDSGDESGEENEDADLIRSKRSTQKERPVGLGDAMNDIKTRFEKGTMQSKEERREERKQEIQNIRSRLFMGKQAKIKEMYQQAVAESEHGITSVGKQPDIQIEGAAARSIKERFENGAIFNVKGNNVEPTDCNNHSSGLSEDADVFESAISKKSRSIFKELEANSVSNSNNQIKFQKQRPVALSKCTSQSQVCENADLDVVKCDDKPEDVKIATDELSQKFKFFETYRPKGSEKRQFRITPPREGVVKMPSPDSDSGQADDRKLNLSFDENVLQKTQTTSTMLNKFREMEQNTFKKAECYSPKPLKCFTPPPEDRRVHYDKSNSEEEGDEDEDEDEYESDDEAEIDKEILALSSSNGDEALKEAQSAARAKQLRAKFEKWQANEIKRELIDGYVDIYSQQVSDDSTIESAKTIRERFENMRNLERNSSNGPRYQVNRFV, encoded by the exons ATGGAAACTAAAAAG ATAAAGACTGTTATAAACGCCGAGGAAGAGCACTTGGCTTCTAAgtcaataaaaacaactagAAAAACTCTAAAAAAGGTAACAAAAACTAATTCCAAAACAGAGACACTTGTGGAAACCAAACTCGAGGACACCGGATCGACAAACTCAATCCGGGAGaatgataaaaaaatgtttgattCCGTCGTTGGAGCACCTGTGGAACCTCAGGAACTGTCAGGAAATAATCCAGAGGATGGTGGggatgggaatgggaatgttGCTCTTAAAAAGaagagcaaagcaaaaaagCCAAAGAAATGCGAATACGATAATCAAAACATATCTGTC AAAAGCAGTTTTAACAAGTTCGAGGCCCTTCAGAAGCGTAATTTAATTCATGTACGTTCAAGTGATTCAAGTAAAGCCCAAGAAATCTTCAGT AATCTGCAAGATGAGCAGCAGACCCATTGTCGATATTGCACCAAGCCGGTTTATAAAATGGAAGAGGTCATAGTTCAGTTCAAGACTGATAAAGGTATCTACCACAAATCCTGCTTGCGCTGCCAAGATTGCGCAAAACAATTGAA GTTCGACAACTACCAGAGTCACGAAGGTAATCTGTACTGCAATGTACATTTCAAGTT GCTCTTTGCGCCCAAGGTCGTGGAGCAGGACGAAGAGCCCAAGCCCCGTAAAACGGAGCTCATCATACGCGAAAGTCAGCCGACCGAGCTCCCGCCGGACGTCGTACGCG cATCTGATAAACCGGATCTGGGACTCGATGAGCTGCATCAACTGAACGTTCGCTCCAGATTTGAGCTATTCGAGAATGTGGAACAGAATAAACTTAAGGAGGAGCAATTGCAGGCTCAGCAGCGTCCCGTGATAAAGCGCAGCACTTCCGTTCTAACCAAGTATCGCCTAAATAGCGCCGAGATCGAAAATAATTGTTCCGACAGCGGCGACGAGTCTGGCGAAGAGAATGAGGACGCCGACTTGATACGTTCCAAGAGAAGCACCCAAAAGGAGCGGCCCGTGGGCCTTGGCGATGCCATGAACGACATCAAGACGAGATTTGAGAAGGGCACCATGCAGTCGAAGGAGGAACGACGCGAGGAGCGAAAACaggaaatccaaaatataCGCTCTCGCCTGTTCATGGGCAAGCAGGCGAAAATCAAGGAAATGTATCAGCAGGCTGTTGCCGAATCCGAGCACGGAATTACGTCCGTTGGCAAACAGCCGGACATCCAAATTGAAGGAGCAGCGGCTCGTTCCATTAAGGAACGATTCGAAAATGGTGCAATATTCAATGTTAAGGGCAACAATGTCGAACCAACCGATTGCAACAATCACAGCTCGGGTCTATCGGAGGATGCCGATGTATTTGAGTCTG CTATAAGTAAAAAGTCACGAAGTATCTTTAAGGAGTTGGAAGCAAACTCGGTATCAAATTCGAATAACCagataaaatttcaaaaacaaCGACCTGTTGCACTCAGCAAATGCACGAGCCAAAGTCAAGTGTGCGAG AATGCTGACCTTGATGTCGTAAAATGTGATGATAAGCCAGAGGATGTAAAAATAGCCACCGATGAGTTGAGCCAGAAGTTCAAATTCTTTGAAACCTATCGTCCAAAAGGCAGTGAGAAACGCCAGTTCCGCATAACGCCGCCTCGGGAAGGTGTTGTCAAGATGCCGTCACCCGATTCCGATTCGGGGCAAGCGGATGATCGAAAGTTGAACTTGTCGTTCGACGAAAATGTGCTGCAAAAAACGCAGACCACGTCAACGATGCTAAACAAATTTCGTGAAATGGAGCAAAACACATTCAAGAAAGCAGAATGTTACAGTCCCAAGCCACTAAAGTGTTTCACTCCTCCGCCGGAAGATAGGCGGGTGCATTATGATAAATCCAATAGTGAAGAGGAGggggacgaggacgaggacgaggacgagtACGAGAGCGATGATGAAGCTGAAATTGATAAAGAAATTTTAGCATTAAGCTCAAGCAATGGGGACGAAGCTCTCAAAGAG GCACAGAGCGCGGCCCGAGCCAAGCAATTGCGCGCCAAATTCGAAAAATGGCAGGCCAATGAAATCAAGCGGGAGCTTATTGATGGCTATGTTGATATCTATTCGCAACAAGTATCTGACGATTCAACAATAGAAAGCGCAAAGAC AATTCGCGAGCGATTTGAAAATATGCGAAACCTCGAGCGCAATTCTTCGAATGGCCCCCGTTATCAGGTTAATCGTTTTGTA TAA